A window of the Parabacteroides merdae ATCC 43184 genome harbors these coding sequences:
- the radA gene encoding DNA repair protein RadA — translation MVKAKTVYVCSNCGADSPKWIGKCPSCGEWNTYVEEIVVKEPVGKRALYGVSDGGKVRPVLLRDITSEEETRVDLGDRELNRVLGGGLVKGSLVLIGGEPGIGKSTLVLQTVLGLKGLRTLYVSGEESSRQLKLRADRIAHENPDCFILCETNLEQIFVQTKNVQPDLLIIDSIQTIYTEVVESSPGSVSQVRECSAAILKYAKESGTPVLLIGHINKEGSIAGPKVLEHIVDTVLQFEGDQHYMYRILRSIKNRFGSTAELGIYEMRQDGLREVSNPSELLLTQNHEGLSGVAIAAAIEGIRPFLIETQALVSSAVYGTPQRSATGFDLRRMNMLLAVLEKRAGFKLVQKDVFLNIAGGLKVNDPAIDLAVISAILSSSLDISIEPGISMCGEVGLSGEIRPVNRIEQRILEAEKLGFSRIIIPHNNLKGFDTSKCKMQIVQVRKVEEAFRQLFG, via the coding sequence ATGGTAAAAGCAAAAACGGTATATGTTTGCTCCAACTGTGGGGCTGACTCTCCGAAATGGATCGGGAAATGTCCTTCCTGCGGGGAGTGGAACACGTATGTTGAGGAGATCGTGGTAAAGGAACCGGTCGGAAAGCGGGCACTTTATGGCGTTTCGGATGGTGGCAAAGTGCGTCCCGTCCTGCTTCGAGATATTACTTCTGAAGAGGAGACGCGTGTCGACCTCGGAGACCGGGAGTTGAACCGTGTTCTTGGCGGCGGTCTGGTAAAAGGATCACTGGTCTTGATCGGCGGGGAACCGGGTATCGGGAAATCGACCCTCGTCCTGCAAACCGTTTTGGGGTTGAAGGGACTCCGCACGCTTTACGTCTCCGGCGAGGAGAGCAGTCGCCAGTTGAAACTCCGTGCCGACCGCATCGCGCACGAGAATCCAGATTGTTTCATTCTCTGTGAGACCAATCTCGAACAGATATTCGTACAGACCAAGAACGTTCAACCCGACCTCTTGATTATCGACTCGATACAAACCATTTATACGGAGGTGGTCGAATCTTCTCCCGGAAGTGTTTCGCAGGTACGCGAGTGCAGTGCGGCTATTCTGAAATATGCGAAGGAGAGCGGCACACCTGTCCTTCTGATCGGCCATATCAATAAGGAAGGGAGTATTGCCGGGCCGAAGGTGTTGGAACATATCGTTGACACCGTACTTCAATTTGAGGGTGACCAGCATTATATGTATCGTATCCTCCGCAGCATCAAGAACCGTTTCGGAAGCACGGCGGAATTAGGTATTTACGAGATGCGCCAGGATGGTCTTCGCGAAGTCAGTAACCCTTCAGAACTACTCCTAACGCAGAATCATGAGGGATTGAGCGGCGTGGCGATCGCGGCTGCGATCGAGGGGATCCGTCCCTTCCTGATCGAAACACAGGCGTTGGTGAGTTCTGCTGTCTATGGGACGCCTCAGCGTAGCGCGACAGGATTCGATCTTAGGCGTATGAACATGTTGCTCGCGGTGCTCGAAAAGCGTGCCGGATTTAAGCTGGTTCAGAAAGATGTCTTTTTGAATATTGCTGGTGGGCTGAAGGTGAATGATCCGGCGATCGACTTGGCGGTGATCAGTGCAATTCTTTCTTCTAGCCTCGACATTTCGATCGAGCCGGGTATCTCGATGTGTGGCGAGGTGGGGCTTTCGGGAGAGATCCGTCCGGTGAACCGTATCGAGCAGCGCATCCTAGAAGCGGAAAAATTGGGTTTCTCGCGCATTATCATCCCGCACAATAACCTGAAAGGTTTCGACACATCCAAATGCAAGATGCAAATCGTGCAAGTGCGCAAGGTGGAAGAGGCTTTCCGGCAATTGTTCGGATAA
- a CDS encoding ferredoxin domain-containing protein yields MIQNEREIRHEYVLQAVRQMMTAARTAPKGKGIDIIEVAMVTDEDIKRLSEELVIMSGETGLKFFLRDADNILQAEAIMIAGTRQQVQGLNCAHCGFPTCVEKPEAVPCAINSVDLGIAVGSACATASDLRLDTRVMFSAGMAAQRLGMLGDCKCVMAIPVSASSKNPFFDRKPKTE; encoded by the coding sequence ATGATACAGAACGAAAGAGAAATACGACACGAGTATGTGTTACAGGCTGTTCGTCAGATGATGACAGCCGCTCGGACAGCTCCGAAAGGGAAAGGCATCGATATTATTGAAGTGGCGATGGTGACGGATGAAGATATCAAACGCCTTTCCGAAGAGCTTGTCATCATGTCCGGCGAAACCGGTTTAAAATTCTTTTTGCGTGATGCTGACAATATTCTTCAGGCTGAAGCCATCATGATTGCTGGTACGCGCCAGCAGGTTCAGGGTTTGAATTGCGCGCACTGCGGGTTTCCGACTTGTGTGGAGAAGCCGGAAGCCGTCCCTTGTGCGATTAATTCGGTGGACTTGGGCATTGCGGTCGGTTCGGCTTGTGCCACGGCGTCGGATTTGCGCCTGGATACACGTGTGATGTTCAGTGCCGGTATGGCTGCACAGCGTTTGGGAATGTTGGGCGACTGCAAATGTGTGATGGCGATTCCGGTAAGTGCGTCCTCGAAAAACCCGTTCTTCGATCGAAAACCCAAAACAGAGTAA
- a CDS encoding KamA family radical SAM protein, producing the protein MIKRRLLSYDISQLTKAFKKDFPQLVTMAEESESAALFKEALRSFVSSRIDRTVGGSNMGNAVAKRILLLIEHDGMMVSELSTGEEIPVWTITCLWQFLAGKLEEDVSPDFFIDLYRQFELLEKPEEIVPDRSLVKRQMNRWPTGLDEEVMAIRHSNKERIIAGLIRKIERRHAPTSRFQFTEGMSYAEKYVKVQEWWNTGRFHLAMAFKSPTELNYFLGGSLSAGTMDLLARARKKGMPFFVTPYYLSLLNTNTSGYDDATIRSYILYSEELVDTYGRIKAWEKEDIVVSGQPNAAGWLLPEGHNIHRRYPEVAILIPDSMGRACGGLCASCQRMYDFQSERLNFDFESLKPKETWDKKLRRLMRYFEEDAQLRDILITGGDALMSQNATLRNILDAVYKMAVRKRKANESRPEGEKYAELQRVRLGSRLLAYLPLRITDELVGILRSFKDKASRVGVTQFIIQTHFQSPLEVTPEAKKAIEAILSAGWIITNQLVYTVAASRRGHTAKLRQTLNAMGVVCYYTFSVKGFHENYAVFAPNSRSLQEQQEEKVFGLIPKEKQKELYRLIRYERPLGKKLSGFLKENHLLFAATDRSVLNLPAIGKSMTFRTVGLTAEEKRILKFDHDTGRRHSPIIDRIGEVYIVENKSVAAYLRQLQDMGEDVREYISIWNYSEGGTEPRFSIYEYPDYPFDVTEKMTNLEL; encoded by the coding sequence ATGATTAAAAGAAGATTACTTTCGTATGACATTTCGCAATTGACAAAAGCATTTAAAAAAGATTTTCCCCAACTGGTAACGATGGCGGAAGAAAGTGAGAGCGCAGCGCTTTTTAAAGAAGCCTTGCGCTCTTTTGTTTCTTCCCGTATTGACAGGACGGTTGGCGGGAGCAATATGGGAAATGCCGTGGCGAAGCGTATTCTTCTGTTGATCGAACATGACGGTATGATGGTCTCCGAGCTTTCAACAGGTGAGGAGATACCGGTATGGACGATTACCTGCCTGTGGCAGTTCCTGGCCGGGAAGCTGGAGGAAGATGTTTCGCCGGACTTCTTTATCGACCTGTACCGGCAATTCGAATTGCTGGAGAAGCCGGAGGAAATCGTTCCGGACCGTTCGCTTGTCAAACGGCAGATGAACCGTTGGCCGACCGGACTGGACGAGGAGGTGATGGCGATCCGTCACTCCAACAAAGAGCGAATCATTGCCGGGTTGATACGTAAGATCGAACGGCGTCATGCCCCGACCTCTCGGTTCCAGTTTACGGAAGGGATGAGCTATGCCGAGAAATACGTCAAAGTGCAGGAATGGTGGAATACCGGCCGTTTCCATCTTGCGATGGCTTTCAAAAGCCCGACGGAACTGAACTATTTCCTTGGCGGTTCCCTGTCGGCTGGAACGATGGACCTGTTGGCACGTGCTCGTAAGAAAGGCATGCCGTTTTTTGTGACTCCTTATTACCTTTCCCTGCTGAACACGAATACAAGCGGATATGACGATGCAACTATCCGCTCTTATATCCTTTATTCGGAAGAGCTGGTCGATACATACGGCCGGATCAAGGCGTGGGAGAAAGAAGACATTGTCGTGTCCGGACAGCCAAATGCTGCAGGATGGTTGTTGCCGGAAGGACACAACATACACCGTCGTTATCCGGAAGTAGCGATCTTAATCCCCGATTCGATGGGGCGTGCCTGTGGCGGGCTGTGCGCTTCCTGCCAGCGGATGTATGATTTCCAGAGCGAGCGCTTGAATTTTGATTTCGAATCTTTGAAACCAAAGGAAACATGGGATAAGAAACTGCGTCGGTTGATGCGCTATTTTGAAGAGGATGCGCAGCTTAGGGATATCTTGATTACTGGAGGCGACGCGTTGATGAGTCAGAACGCGACGCTCCGCAACATACTTGATGCTGTCTATAAGATGGCGGTCCGGAAACGAAAAGCCAACGAGAGTCGTCCCGAAGGGGAGAAGTACGCTGAGTTACAACGGGTCCGCTTGGGTTCTCGCCTGCTTGCCTACTTGCCTCTCAGAATCACGGACGAACTAGTCGGCATCTTGAGGAGTTTCAAAGATAAAGCCTCACGTGTCGGTGTTACGCAGTTTATTATCCAGACACATTTTCAATCCCCGTTGGAGGTCACGCCGGAAGCAAAAAAGGCGATCGAGGCGATTCTCTCCGCCGGTTGGATCATCACTAACCAGTTGGTCTACACCGTTGCCGCTTCTCGGCGTGGGCATACGGCAAAACTTCGTCAGACGTTGAATGCGATGGGGGTGGTGTGCTATTACACTTTTTCGGTTAAGGGTTTTCACGAGAACTATGCCGTGTTCGCTCCTAATAGCCGTTCTTTACAGGAACAGCAAGAAGAGAAAGTTTTCGGCCTTATCCCCAAAGAGAAGCAGAAGGAACTGTATCGGCTGATCCGCTATGAGCGACCCTTAGGAAAGAAATTGTCCGGTTTTTTGAAAGAGAACCATCTTCTTTTTGCTGCCACCGACCGCAGTGTGTTGAATCTTCCAGCCATCGGCAAAAGCATGACTTTTCGGACGGTCGGTTTGACAGCAGAGGAAAAGCGTATCCTGAAATTCGACCACGACACCGGACGCCGTCACAGCCCGATTATCGATCGGATAGGAGAAGTCTACATCGTCGAGAACAAGTCCGTCGCCGCCTACCTGCGCCAATTACAGGATATGGGTGAAGATGTGCGGGAGTATATCAGTATTTGGAATTATTCCGAGGGGGGGACTGAACCTCGTTTCAGTATTTACGAATACCCCGACTATCCATTTGATGTTACAGAAAAGATGACAAATCTTGAGCTATAA
- a CDS encoding NAD(P)/FAD-dependent oxidoreductase: MIQELQLRILPEEAVSEQSLKQVVARETGISVPYIHTVRVLKRSIDARQRTIYVNVKLRAFINEQPDEPEFQLVEYKDVSAGKPVVVVGAGPGGLFAALRLIELGLRPIVIERGKNVRERKKDIALISREHKVDGESNYSFGEGGAGAYSDGKLYTRSKKRGSVDKILNVFCQFGASTSILADAHPHIGTDKLPRVIENIREQIIRCGGEVHFETRMDALVIRNGEVVGVETNTGENFLGPVILATGHSARDVYRYLHDRQIPIEAKGIAVGVRLEHPQMLIDQIQYHRKEGRGNYLPAAEYSFVAQVGGRGVYSFCMCPGGFVVPAASSSRQVVVNGMSPSNRGSRWANSGMVVEIRPEDYSELMKHEEMAVSKDSPLALMAFQERLEELCWLNGGMKQTAPAQRMVDFVNKKNSFDLPESSYTPGLLASPLHFWMPEFVTGRLREGFRHFGKVSRGFLTNDAVMIGVETRTSSPVRILRDKESYQHITLKGLFPCGEGAGYAGGIVSAAIDGERCAEGVAGYLSLV, from the coding sequence ATGATACAAGAATTACAACTCCGTATATTGCCTGAAGAAGCAGTCAGCGAACAGTCGCTGAAGCAGGTGGTGGCTCGCGAGACGGGAATATCTGTCCCGTACATCCACACCGTTCGGGTACTAAAACGTTCTATCGATGCACGTCAGCGTACGATCTATGTGAATGTAAAACTGCGTGCTTTTATCAATGAGCAGCCAGATGAACCAGAATTTCAATTGGTGGAATATAAAGACGTATCAGCAGGGAAGCCTGTCGTGGTGGTAGGAGCGGGGCCGGGTGGTTTGTTTGCCGCTCTTCGTCTGATTGAGCTCGGCCTACGTCCGATCGTGATCGAACGTGGAAAGAACGTGCGCGAACGTAAAAAGGATATCGCTCTGATCAGCCGTGAGCATAAGGTGGACGGAGAGTCCAACTATAGTTTCGGTGAAGGGGGAGCCGGTGCCTATTCTGACGGCAAACTTTACACCCGCAGCAAGAAACGAGGTTCGGTCGACAAGATTCTGAATGTCTTTTGCCAGTTCGGGGCGAGCACTTCGATTTTGGCGGACGCCCATCCGCATATCGGTACGGACAAGTTGCCGCGCGTGATCGAGAATATCCGCGAACAGATTATCCGCTGTGGTGGGGAGGTCCATTTCGAGACACGAATGGATGCCTTGGTCATCCGGAACGGGGAAGTCGTAGGTGTCGAAACGAATACGGGCGAGAACTTTCTGGGACCGGTCATCCTGGCAACCGGTCATTCCGCCCGGGATGTGTATCGCTACCTCCATGACCGGCAAATCCCTATCGAAGCCAAAGGCATTGCTGTCGGCGTCCGTTTGGAACATCCGCAGATGCTGATCGACCAGATACAATATCATCGTAAGGAGGGCAGAGGAAACTATCTGCCGGCAGCCGAATATAGTTTTGTGGCGCAAGTCGGCGGACGGGGAGTCTATTCTTTTTGTATGTGTCCAGGTGGTTTCGTCGTCCCGGCGGCAAGTAGTTCCCGCCAGGTGGTAGTCAATGGAATGTCTCCTTCCAATCGTGGTTCCCGCTGGGCGAATTCCGGCATGGTGGTGGAGATACGCCCGGAAGACTATTCCGAATTGATGAAACACGAAGAAATGGCGGTCAGCAAGGATTCGCCGCTCGCTTTGATGGCTTTCCAAGAACGTTTGGAAGAACTTTGCTGGCTGAACGGCGGGATGAAGCAAACCGCCCCTGCACAGCGGATGGTTGATTTCGTGAATAAGAAAAACTCTTTCGATCTTCCCGAATCCTCTTATACGCCCGGTCTGCTGGCTTCCCCGTTGCATTTCTGGATGCCGGAGTTCGTCACCGGCCGCTTACGTGAGGGCTTCCGCCATTTCGGTAAAGTATCCAGAGGCTTCCTGACCAATGACGCGGTGATGATCGGGGTGGAAACCCGGACCTCTTCGCCCGTCCGTATCTTGCGCGACAAGGAAAGCTACCAGCATATAACCTTGAAAGGTCTTTTTCCTTGTGGAGAAGGCGCCGGCTATGCAGGCGGAATCGTCTCTGCTGCTATTGATGGTGAACGGTGTGCGGAAGGGGTTGCCGGATATTTATCCCTTGTTTAA
- a CDS encoding carbon-nitrogen hydrolase family protein, with protein sequence MEHAPKINKVEVRTLQMADYRQLSQSFTRVYSDGSDVFWTREQIKKLITIFPEGQVVTVVDDKIVGCALSIIVDYDKVKNDHTYAFVTGNETFNTHNPKGNILYGIEVFIHPDYRGLRLARRMYDYRKELCESLNLKAIMFGGRIPNYHKYADTMRPKEYIDKVRKREIYDPVLTFQISNDFHVRKVMTNYLPNDEESKHYATLLQWDNIYYQPTPEIVSTKTTVRVGLVQWQMRPYKGLDDVFEQVEFFVDAVSDYKSDFILFPEYFNAPLMAKFNHMSESEAIRELAKYTDEMLNRFINLAISYNINIITGSMPLIKDDGLYNVGFLCRRDGSYETYEKVHITPDEAKSWGLSGGKMVRTFETDCAKIGVLICYDVEFPELSRIMADQGMQILFVPFLTDTQNAYSRVRVCAQARAIENECFVVIAGSVGNLPRVHNMDIQYAQSGVFTPCDFAFPTDGKRAEATPNTEMILVSDVDLDLLNELHTYGSVRNLKDRRHDLYEVKMKRK encoded by the coding sequence ATGGAACATGCTCCTAAGATTAACAAAGTAGAGGTCCGTACTTTGCAGATGGCGGACTACCGACAATTATCTCAATCTTTTACAAGAGTTTATTCAGACGGCTCGGATGTGTTTTGGACACGTGAGCAAATCAAGAAGTTAATCACTATTTTCCCGGAAGGGCAGGTGGTTACGGTCGTGGATGATAAGATCGTGGGGTGCGCCTTGTCTATCATTGTCGATTACGACAAGGTAAAGAACGACCATACTTACGCCTTTGTTACTGGAAACGAAACCTTTAATACGCATAATCCAAAAGGCAATATCCTGTATGGAATAGAGGTCTTTATCCATCCCGATTACCGGGGCCTGCGTTTGGCACGGCGTATGTATGATTATCGGAAGGAATTGTGTGAAAGCCTGAACTTGAAAGCGATTATGTTCGGCGGACGTATCCCGAATTATCATAAATATGCGGATACGATGCGCCCGAAGGAATATATTGATAAGGTCCGTAAAAGAGAAATTTATGATCCGGTGCTGACTTTTCAAATATCGAATGATTTCCATGTTCGTAAAGTGATGACGAATTATTTGCCGAACGATGAGGAATCCAAACATTATGCGACTCTGTTGCAATGGGACAACATTTATTATCAGCCGACTCCAGAAATAGTTTCGACCAAGACGACCGTTCGCGTCGGCCTTGTCCAGTGGCAGATGCGGCCTTACAAGGGGCTCGATGATGTGTTTGAACAGGTGGAATTTTTCGTGGATGCCGTATCTGATTACAAGAGCGATTTCATACTTTTCCCCGAATACTTCAATGCCCCTTTGATGGCTAAGTTCAACCATATGAGCGAGTCGGAAGCGATCCGTGAGCTGGCGAAATACACGGACGAGATGCTGAATCGTTTCATCAACTTGGCGATCAGCTACAACATCAATATCATTACCGGGAGCATGCCGTTGATCAAAGACGACGGGTTGTATAACGTCGGTTTTCTCTGTCGCCGTGACGGTAGCTATGAGACATATGAGAAAGTTCATATTACGCCTGATGAAGCGAAGAGCTGGGGACTTTCCGGAGGTAAGATGGTGCGGACTTTCGAAACGGACTGTGCCAAGATTGGTGTCCTAATCTGTTACGATGTCGAATTTCCGGAATTGTCGCGTATCATGGCGGACCAGGGAATGCAGATCCTGTTTGTACCCTTCTTGACCGATACGCAAAACGCCTATTCGCGTGTCCGTGTTTGCGCGCAGGCACGTGCGATCGAAAACGAATGTTTTGTCGTCATAGCCGGTAGTGTCGGCAACTTGCCCCGTGTCCATAATATGGATATTCAGTATGCACAGTCAGGTGTCTTCACTCCGTGCGATTTTGCTTTTCCGACAGACGGTAAAAGAGCTGAGGCGACTCCGAATACGGAAATGATCCTGGTGTCGGATGTGGATCTCGATTTGCTGAATGAATTGCACACGTACGGAAGTGTTCGCAATTTGAAAGATCGCCGGCACGACCTGTATGAAGTGAAGATGAAGCGGAAGTAG